The following coding sequences lie in one Serinus canaria isolate serCan28SL12 chromosome 12, serCan2020, whole genome shotgun sequence genomic window:
- the CNBP gene encoding CCHC-type zinc finger nucleic acid binding protein isoform X1: MSSNECFKCGRTGHWARECPTGMGRGRGMRSRGRAGFQFMSSSLPDICYRCGESGHLAKDCDLQEDEACYNCGRGGHIAKDCKEPKREREQCCYNCGKPGHLARDCDHADEQKCYSCGEFGHIQKDCTKVKCYRCGETGHVAINCSKTSEVNCYRCGESGHLARECTIEATA; encoded by the exons ATGAGCAGCAACGAGTGCTTCAAGTGTGGCCGTACTGGCCACTGGGCCCGGGAGTGCCCCACTGGGATGGGCCGTGGCCGTGGGATGAGGAGCCGTGGCAGAg CAGGCTTCCAGTTCATGTCTTCATCCCTGCCGGATATCTGTTACCGCTGTGGTGAGTCTGGCCATCTTGCCAAGGACTGTGACCTTCAGGAGGAT GAAGCCTGCTATAACTGCGGTAGAGGTGGCCACATTGCGAAGGACTGCAAGGAGCCcaagagggagagggagcagtgctgctaCAACTGTGGCAAGCCCGGCCACCTGGCCCGCGACTGCGACCACGCAGACGAGCAGAAGTGCTATTCTTGTGGAGAGTTTGGGCACATTCAAAAAGACTGCACCAAAGTGAAATGCTATAG GTGTGGTGAAACTGGCCATGTAGCCATCAACTGCAGCAAGACCAGCGAAGTCAACTGCTACCGCTGCGGCGAGTCAGGGCACCTTGCACGGGAATGCACAATTGAAGCTACAGcctaa
- the ISY1 gene encoding pre-mRNA-splicing factor ISY1 homolog isoform X1, protein MARNAEKAMTALARFRQAQLEEGKVKERRPFLASECNELPKAEKWRRQIIGEISKKVAQIQNAGLGEFRIRDLNDEINKLLREKGHWEYRIKELGGPDYARIGPKMLDHEGKEVPGNRGYKYFGAAKDLPGVRELFEKEPLPPPRKTRAELMKDIDAEYYGYRDEDDGILEPLEQEHEKKVIAEAVEKWKMEREARLARGEEEEEENIYAVHEEESDEEGGKEREGEDGQQKFIAHVPVPTQQEIEEALVRRKKMELLQKYASETLLAQSEEAKTLLGL, encoded by the exons ATG GCTCGCAACGCGGAGAAGGCCAT GACGGCCTTGGCAAGGTTTCGGCAAGCCCAGCTTGAGGAAGGAAAAGTCAAG GAGCGAAGGCCTTTCCTTGCCTCAGAGTGCAATGAGCTGCCCAAAGCTGAGAAATGGAGGAGACAG ATCATTGGGGAGATTTCCAAGAAAGTGGCACAGATCCAAAATG CTGGATTGGGTGAATTCAGAATTCGGGACCTGAATGATGAAATAAACAAACTACTGAGGGAGAAAGGACACTGGGAATACAGAATAAAGGAGCTGGGAGGTCCAGATTATGCT aggATTGGCCCAAAGATGTTAGATCATGAAGGGAAAGAGGTTCCAGGAAACAGAGGCTACAAATATTTTGGAGCTGCAAAGGATTTGCCTGGAGTAAGAGAGCTTTTTGAAAAGGAAC ccctgccacccccacGGAAGACTCGGGCTGAACTCATGAAGGACATCGACGCCGAGTACTATGGCTACAGGGATGAAGATGATGGGATtctggagcccctggagcaggagcatgAGAAGAAGG TTATAGCAGAAGCAGTGGAAAAAtggaagatggagagagaagcaCGACTTGCAAgaggcgaggaggaggaggaagaaaacatcTATGCTGTCCATGAGGAAGAG tCTGATGAGGAAGGTGGCAAGGAGAGAGAAGGCGAAGATGGCCAACAGAAATTTATTGCACATGTTCCAGTGCCAACTCAACAGGAG ATAGAGGAAGCTCTTGTACGAAGAAAGaagatggagctgctccagaagTACGCCAGTGAAACCCTCCTGGCCCAGAGCGAGGAGGCAAAGACACTGCTGGGGCTGTAA
- the CNBP gene encoding CCHC-type zinc finger nucleic acid binding protein isoform X3 has translation MSSNECFKCGRTGHWARECPTGMGRGRGMRSRGRAGFQFMSSSLPDICYRCGESGHLAKDCDLQEDACYNCGRGGHIAKDCKEPKREREQCCYNCGKPGHLARDCDHADEQKCYSCGEFGHIQKDCTKVKCYRCGETGHVAINCSKTSEVNCYRCGESGHLARECTIEATA, from the exons ATGAGCAGCAACGAGTGCTTCAAGTGTGGCCGTACTGGCCACTGGGCCCGGGAGTGCCCCACTGGGATGGGCCGTGGCCGTGGGATGAGGAGCCGTGGCAGAg CAGGCTTCCAGTTCATGTCTTCATCCCTGCCGGATATCTGTTACCGCTGTGGTGAGTCTGGCCATCTTGCCAAGGACTGTGACCTTCAGGAGGATG CCTGCTATAACTGCGGTAGAGGTGGCCACATTGCGAAGGACTGCAAGGAGCCcaagagggagagggagcagtgctgctaCAACTGTGGCAAGCCCGGCCACCTGGCCCGCGACTGCGACCACGCAGACGAGCAGAAGTGCTATTCTTGTGGAGAGTTTGGGCACATTCAAAAAGACTGCACCAAAGTGAAATGCTATAG GTGTGGTGAAACTGGCCATGTAGCCATCAACTGCAGCAAGACCAGCGAAGTCAACTGCTACCGCTGCGGCGAGTCAGGGCACCTTGCACGGGAATGCACAATTGAAGCTACAGcctaa
- the CNBP gene encoding CCHC-type zinc finger nucleic acid binding protein isoform X2 — protein sequence MSSNECFKCGRTGHWARECPTGMGRGRGMRSRGRGFQFMSSSLPDICYRCGESGHLAKDCDLQEDEACYNCGRGGHIAKDCKEPKREREQCCYNCGKPGHLARDCDHADEQKCYSCGEFGHIQKDCTKVKCYRCGETGHVAINCSKTSEVNCYRCGESGHLARECTIEATA from the exons ATGAGCAGCAACGAGTGCTTCAAGTGTGGCCGTACTGGCCACTGGGCCCGGGAGTGCCCCACTGGGATGGGCCGTGGCCGTGGGATGAGGAGCCGTGGCAGAg GCTTCCAGTTCATGTCTTCATCCCTGCCGGATATCTGTTACCGCTGTGGTGAGTCTGGCCATCTTGCCAAGGACTGTGACCTTCAGGAGGAT GAAGCCTGCTATAACTGCGGTAGAGGTGGCCACATTGCGAAGGACTGCAAGGAGCCcaagagggagagggagcagtgctgctaCAACTGTGGCAAGCCCGGCCACCTGGCCCGCGACTGCGACCACGCAGACGAGCAGAAGTGCTATTCTTGTGGAGAGTTTGGGCACATTCAAAAAGACTGCACCAAAGTGAAATGCTATAG GTGTGGTGAAACTGGCCATGTAGCCATCAACTGCAGCAAGACCAGCGAAGTCAACTGCTACCGCTGCGGCGAGTCAGGGCACCTTGCACGGGAATGCACAATTGAAGCTACAGcctaa
- the CNBP gene encoding CCHC-type zinc finger nucleic acid binding protein isoform X4 yields the protein MSSNECFKCGRTGHWARECPTGMGRGRGMRSRGRGFQFMSSSLPDICYRCGESGHLAKDCDLQEDACYNCGRGGHIAKDCKEPKREREQCCYNCGKPGHLARDCDHADEQKCYSCGEFGHIQKDCTKVKCYRCGETGHVAINCSKTSEVNCYRCGESGHLARECTIEATA from the exons ATGAGCAGCAACGAGTGCTTCAAGTGTGGCCGTACTGGCCACTGGGCCCGGGAGTGCCCCACTGGGATGGGCCGTGGCCGTGGGATGAGGAGCCGTGGCAGAg GCTTCCAGTTCATGTCTTCATCCCTGCCGGATATCTGTTACCGCTGTGGTGAGTCTGGCCATCTTGCCAAGGACTGTGACCTTCAGGAGGATG CCTGCTATAACTGCGGTAGAGGTGGCCACATTGCGAAGGACTGCAAGGAGCCcaagagggagagggagcagtgctgctaCAACTGTGGCAAGCCCGGCCACCTGGCCCGCGACTGCGACCACGCAGACGAGCAGAAGTGCTATTCTTGTGGAGAGTTTGGGCACATTCAAAAAGACTGCACCAAAGTGAAATGCTATAG GTGTGGTGAAACTGGCCATGTAGCCATCAACTGCAGCAAGACCAGCGAAGTCAACTGCTACCGCTGCGGCGAGTCAGGGCACCTTGCACGGGAATGCACAATTGAAGCTACAGcctaa